The following proteins are co-located in the Rhodococcus opacus B4 genome:
- a CDS encoding iron-containing alcohol dehydrogenase, with protein sequence MSVSYPSTRTTTPGRLVKFHAPEIVFGIGSMVEAAHAVLRLGGARPMLVTDPGLIEAGWASELEDQLREQGLTPVVWSALTPNPKDHEIAAGHDAYREGECDVLVALGGGSVIDATKGIAVLAANGGNILDYEGVDQATSPIPPLVMVPSTSGTGADVSQFCIVTDTRRGTKITIIGRALVPDVTVIDPRLLTTMPEWLNAATGLDALTHGIEAFVSLAHNPLTDHHALRAVGLVTDTLVRTIEEPMEMESRAVMAQASLEAGLAFTNAILGAAHAMSHQVGGLLDLPHGVINGILLPHVIRFNATDDATPFVAIAAALGLEERRGTPEDAALAVADRVERLAREVGVPKGLGQLGVRETDLSRLAEFALRDACMSTNPRTATQEQMVALFRTAL encoded by the coding sequence TTGTCCGTCTCCTATCCGTCGACCCGCACGACCACCCCGGGCAGACTGGTCAAGTTCCACGCGCCCGAGATCGTGTTCGGCATCGGGTCGATGGTCGAGGCCGCGCACGCCGTCCTCCGTCTCGGCGGCGCGCGGCCGATGCTGGTCACCGATCCGGGTCTGATCGAAGCGGGCTGGGCGTCGGAACTCGAGGACCAGCTCCGCGAACAGGGCCTCACTCCGGTGGTGTGGAGTGCGCTGACGCCCAACCCCAAGGATCATGAGATCGCGGCCGGACACGACGCGTACCGCGAGGGAGAATGCGACGTCCTCGTCGCCCTGGGCGGCGGCTCGGTCATCGACGCGACGAAGGGCATCGCGGTGCTCGCCGCGAACGGGGGCAACATCCTCGACTACGAGGGCGTGGACCAGGCGACCAGCCCGATCCCGCCGCTGGTGATGGTGCCGTCGACGTCGGGTACCGGCGCCGACGTGTCGCAGTTCTGCATCGTCACCGACACACGGCGGGGCACCAAGATCACGATCATCGGCCGCGCGCTCGTCCCGGACGTGACGGTGATCGACCCGCGGCTGCTCACGACCATGCCGGAGTGGCTCAACGCCGCCACCGGCCTCGACGCCCTCACGCACGGCATCGAGGCGTTCGTGTCGCTGGCCCACAACCCGCTCACCGACCACCATGCGCTCCGCGCGGTCGGGCTGGTCACCGACACCCTGGTCCGCACCATCGAGGAGCCGATGGAGATGGAGTCGCGGGCCGTCATGGCGCAGGCGAGCCTCGAAGCCGGCCTCGCGTTCACCAACGCCATCCTCGGTGCCGCGCACGCGATGAGCCATCAGGTCGGGGGACTGCTCGACCTGCCGCACGGCGTCATCAACGGCATCCTTCTCCCGCACGTGATCCGGTTCAACGCCACCGACGACGCCACCCCGTTCGTCGCCATCGCCGCCGCCCTCGGTCTCGAGGAGCGCCGCGGGACACCCGAGGACGCCGCCCTCGCGGTGGCCGACCGGGTGGAACGCCTCGCCCGGGAGGTCGGTGTTCCGAAAGGGCTGGGACAGTTGGGGGTTCGCGAGACCGACTTGTCGCGTCTGGCCGAGTTCGCGCTTCGCGACGCCTGCATGTCCACCAACCCGCGCACGGCGACGCAGGAACAGATGGTGGCACTGTTCCGGACGGCGCTGTGA
- a CDS encoding MadS family sensor histidine kinase produces the protein MNAPDLSTLTGLRSGKPTFYPQYRGAAERLERVVHALELISRALVRTVEGPETLICAVAEAARAHLDAQWVAFALADGMLPDAGPRRLVLGPDATPFLVDNVEGPPLPDEVVTCLADIRSGRTGGAPVIDAHHAFVPIVLEGGVVGAFAAWTAEHRTLDTTDGAVLSILASQTAVALQNSALYQRGQLLLERAEHAYSEARRTASDLAVRNAELESTQRQLGAAHRHQVLDEERHRIARELHDSVTQAVLSAGMQIEVCRSGVPDDERSERLDLAKELTRRAVEQLRSAIYALNHSGGSDRTSLPEMLEQLGVVHMPDELAVTVRVGGTPAELSSEREHALLRIAGEALFNAAVHANATRAVLRLTYSADAVLLSVADDGNGDPKRMRLMLRMAANNDLDGHHRGLANMQARAAELGGTLDVARARIGGVRVAARIPLHSDSEVDR, from the coding sequence ATGAACGCCCCGGACCTGTCGACACTCACCGGACTGCGGTCCGGCAAACCGACGTTCTACCCCCAGTACCGTGGCGCCGCGGAACGCCTCGAACGTGTCGTCCACGCACTCGAACTCATCTCGCGGGCCCTCGTCCGCACCGTCGAAGGTCCCGAGACGCTCATCTGCGCCGTCGCCGAGGCTGCGCGGGCGCACCTGGACGCGCAGTGGGTCGCGTTCGCCCTCGCCGACGGCATGCTGCCCGACGCAGGCCCGCGCCGGCTGGTGCTCGGCCCGGACGCGACGCCGTTCCTCGTCGACAACGTCGAGGGCCCACCGCTGCCGGACGAGGTGGTGACGTGCCTGGCCGACATCCGGTCCGGGCGCACCGGCGGTGCTCCCGTCATCGACGCGCACCACGCCTTCGTGCCGATCGTCCTCGAGGGCGGCGTGGTGGGAGCGTTCGCGGCCTGGACGGCCGAGCACCGAACACTCGACACCACCGACGGCGCGGTCCTCAGCATCCTGGCGAGTCAGACCGCTGTGGCACTGCAGAATTCGGCCCTGTATCAACGCGGCCAACTGCTGCTCGAACGCGCCGAGCACGCGTACTCGGAGGCCCGCCGAACCGCCTCCGACCTCGCGGTGCGCAACGCCGAACTCGAATCCACCCAGCGTCAACTCGGAGCGGCCCACCGGCACCAGGTGCTGGACGAGGAACGGCACCGGATCGCCCGCGAACTGCACGACAGCGTCACCCAGGCGGTGCTGTCCGCGGGCATGCAGATCGAGGTGTGCCGCAGCGGTGTCCCGGACGACGAACGCAGCGAGAGGCTCGATCTCGCAAAGGAATTGACACGCCGCGCGGTGGAGCAGTTGCGTTCGGCCATCTACGCGCTCAACCACTCCGGCGGTTCCGACCGGACGTCGCTGCCCGAGATGCTCGAACAACTCGGGGTGGTGCACATGCCGGACGAACTCGCGGTCACCGTCCGCGTCGGCGGCACACCCGCCGAGCTGTCGAGCGAACGGGAGCACGCGCTGCTGAGAATCGCCGGTGAGGCGCTGTTCAACGCGGCCGTCCACGCCAACGCGACGCGCGCCGTCCTGCGGCTCACGTACTCGGCCGACGCGGTGCTGCTGTCCGTGGCCGACGACGGCAACGGAGACCCCAAGCGGATGCGACTGATGCTGCGGATGGCGGCGAACAACGACCTCGACGGGCACCACCGCGGGTTGGCGAACATGCAGGCCCGGGCAGCGGAGCTGGGCGGCACACTCGACGTGGCGCGAGCCCGGATCGGCGGAGTCCGGGTGGCTGCCCGCATTCCGTTACATTCCGACAGTGAGGTGGACCGATGA
- a CDS encoding MadR family response regulator transcription factor, which yields MTIRTSVRDQTGSARPTSVVKLVLVDDHAILRQGLRSVLEREPDLEVVGEASSSSEALAVVGDVAPDVVLMDLKLSAASDYEGLALCAQLSAADGKMGLLVLTTFLDEQLVVRAIHAGARGYVVKDVDTTELVRAIRAVSRGESAFDSRSASAVIRSLNGQTTPREGLTERELEVLQLLAKGLSNAKIGERLFISATTVKFHVSNIMRKLDVGRRAEAVYEAGKLGLI from the coding sequence ATGACGATACGAACCTCGGTGCGTGACCAGACCGGGTCCGCCCGCCCCACGTCGGTGGTGAAGCTCGTGCTCGTCGACGACCACGCGATTCTCCGGCAGGGTCTGCGCTCCGTCCTCGAGCGGGAACCGGATCTCGAGGTGGTCGGCGAGGCATCGTCCAGTTCGGAGGCGCTGGCCGTCGTCGGTGACGTCGCCCCGGACGTCGTGCTGATGGACCTGAAACTGTCGGCGGCCTCGGACTACGAGGGGCTGGCACTGTGCGCGCAGCTGTCCGCCGCGGACGGCAAGATGGGGTTGCTCGTGCTCACCACGTTCCTCGACGAACAACTCGTCGTCCGCGCCATTCACGCCGGCGCCCGCGGATACGTGGTCAAGGACGTCGACACCACCGAACTGGTGCGCGCCATCCGCGCCGTGTCCCGCGGCGAGAGCGCCTTCGACTCCCGCAGCGCCTCCGCGGTGATCCGCTCGCTCAACGGTCAGACGACGCCACGCGAGGGACTCACCGAGCGCGAACTCGAGGTGCTGCAACTCCTCGCCAAGGGGTTGTCGAACGCGAAAATCGGGGAGCGGCTGTTCATCTCGGCCACCACGGTGAAATTCCACGTCAGCAACATCATGCGCAAACTCGACGTCGGCCGGCGCGCCGAGGCCGTCTACGAGGCGGGCAAGCTCGGCCTGATCTGA
- a CDS encoding ABC transporter ATP-binding protein yields the protein MAAISVENLVKTFGPTRALDGLDLEVGTGEVHGFLGPNGSGKSTTIRVLLGLLRADSGTATLLGGDPWRDSVSLHRRLAYVPGDVNLWPNLSGGEAIDLLAGLRGGLDESRRAELLERFELDPTKKARTYSKGNRQKVALVAAFASDVELYVLDEPTSGLDPLMESVFQDCVEEMSDAGKTVLLSSHILAEVEALCDRVSIIREGRTVETGTLAELRHLTRTSITAETQQPVTGLENVEGVYDVRVDGLHTRCEVDTSAIEGVLRHLLSYGIASLTSTPPTLEELFLRHYGDELAREGENHRRAESGTRAR from the coding sequence ATGGCTGCGATCTCGGTGGAGAATCTCGTCAAGACGTTCGGCCCGACCCGCGCACTCGACGGCCTCGACCTCGAGGTGGGGACCGGGGAGGTGCACGGATTCCTCGGACCCAACGGGTCCGGCAAGTCGACGACCATCCGGGTACTCCTCGGCCTGCTGCGCGCGGACTCGGGCACCGCCACCCTCCTCGGCGGCGACCCGTGGCGCGACTCGGTGTCGTTGCACCGGCGGCTCGCCTACGTTCCCGGTGATGTGAACCTGTGGCCCAATCTCAGCGGCGGCGAGGCGATCGACCTCCTCGCCGGTTTGCGCGGCGGGCTGGACGAGTCCCGCCGCGCGGAACTGCTCGAGCGGTTCGAACTCGATCCGACGAAGAAGGCGCGCACGTACTCGAAGGGCAACCGGCAGAAGGTGGCGCTGGTGGCCGCGTTCGCGTCGGACGTCGAACTGTACGTGCTCGACGAACCCACGTCGGGCCTGGATCCATTGATGGAGTCCGTCTTCCAGGACTGCGTCGAGGAGATGTCCGACGCGGGGAAGACGGTCCTGCTGTCGAGTCACATCCTCGCGGAGGTCGAGGCGCTGTGCGATCGGGTGAGCATCATCCGCGAAGGCCGCACCGTGGAGACCGGCACGCTCGCGGAACTGCGGCACCTCACGCGCACGTCGATCACCGCCGAGACACAGCAGCCGGTGACCGGACTGGAGAACGTCGAGGGCGTGTACGACGTGCGGGTCGACGGGCTGCACACCCGATGCGAGGTGGACACCAGTGCGATCGAGGGCGTGCTGCGACACCTGCTGTCGTACGGGATCGCCTCGCTCACCTCGACGCCTCCGACGTTGGAAGAGCTGTTCCTGCGCCACTACGGCGACGAACTGGCCCGCGAGGGCGAGAACCACCGTCGGGCCGAGTCCGGGACGCGGGCACGATGA
- a CDS encoding ABC transporter permease — MSTATAPATTGRGRYAGTPRLVRLALRRDRVQLPVWLLALAALQAFSASSVLGLYPTEPDLRSFAMATAASPVALATNGLVSGYSAGAVLACQIVMPMSLAACLMTTLLVVRHTRQNEETGRAELVEAAVVGRKALLTAALVVAVGANLVLALLNVVVLMAAGLPLDGSVALGAAVAGAGIAFAAIAAVTAQVTDSARTANGLAGAALGVAFLLRAVGDMTGTVTENGTRVISGWPTWVSPIGWAEQVRPYDDNAWWVLTLPVVFALVVGSVGFALTEHRDVGSGLVPTRPGPARASRSLPTAVGSAWRMQRTILFWWAFGIAVLAVVYGAIADQIDDFLGEGQQVADMMEQLGGGTTDMVDAYFAAIFGMMAIAVAGYAVQALLRMRGEESAGRLEPVLATAVSRPRWMLAHVGLVTVGIVVLQALTGAATGLAYGLVTEDVPGKVVNLTGAALVFVPAILVVAAVVVLAFGAVPAWSAGLSWGVLALCLIFGFLGSLLGLPQAVRDLSPFTHVPALPAAEVTAAPLVWLAAIAAVVGAAGVVLFRRRDLTNS, encoded by the coding sequence ATGAGCACGGCGACGGCGCCGGCGACCACCGGGCGCGGCCGGTACGCGGGCACCCCACGACTCGTGCGGCTGGCTTTGCGCCGCGACCGTGTTCAGCTGCCGGTGTGGTTGCTCGCTCTCGCTGCGCTGCAGGCATTCTCGGCGTCGAGTGTGCTCGGCCTGTATCCTACGGAGCCCGACCTGCGCAGCTTCGCGATGGCCACCGCGGCGTCGCCGGTCGCGCTGGCCACCAACGGTCTGGTGTCGGGGTACAGCGCCGGCGCGGTGCTCGCCTGTCAGATCGTCATGCCGATGTCGCTGGCGGCCTGCCTGATGACCACCCTACTGGTGGTGCGGCACACCCGCCAGAACGAGGAGACCGGCCGCGCCGAACTCGTCGAGGCCGCCGTCGTCGGCCGGAAGGCGCTGCTCACCGCCGCGCTGGTGGTCGCGGTCGGAGCCAACCTGGTCCTGGCGCTGCTCAACGTGGTCGTGCTGATGGCGGCGGGGCTGCCACTGGACGGGTCGGTGGCGCTCGGCGCGGCGGTCGCGGGCGCCGGTATCGCGTTCGCGGCGATCGCCGCGGTGACGGCGCAGGTGACGGACAGTGCCCGCACCGCCAACGGGCTGGCCGGTGCCGCGCTCGGGGTGGCCTTCCTGCTGCGTGCGGTGGGGGACATGACGGGGACGGTGACGGAGAACGGCACGCGGGTGATCAGTGGCTGGCCGACCTGGGTGTCGCCGATCGGCTGGGCCGAGCAGGTCCGCCCCTACGACGACAACGCCTGGTGGGTGCTGACGCTGCCGGTCGTGTTCGCACTCGTGGTCGGCTCGGTCGGCTTCGCCCTCACCGAGCACCGGGACGTCGGCTCGGGGCTCGTGCCGACCCGCCCGGGCCCCGCCCGCGCGTCCCGCTCGCTGCCGACGGCGGTCGGGTCGGCGTGGCGGATGCAACGGACGATCCTGTTCTGGTGGGCGTTCGGGATCGCGGTCCTCGCCGTGGTGTACGGCGCGATCGCAGACCAGATCGACGACTTCCTCGGCGAGGGTCAGCAGGTCGCCGACATGATGGAACAGCTCGGTGGCGGCACGACCGACATGGTCGACGCTTACTTCGCCGCCATCTTCGGCATGATGGCGATCGCGGTCGCCGGCTACGCAGTGCAGGCGCTGCTGCGGATGCGCGGCGAGGAGTCGGCGGGGCGACTCGAACCGGTTCTCGCGACGGCGGTCTCGCGTCCGCGGTGGATGCTGGCGCACGTCGGCCTGGTCACGGTGGGCATCGTCGTCCTGCAGGCGCTGACCGGGGCGGCGACCGGCCTCGCGTACGGTCTGGTGACCGAGGATGTGCCGGGGAAGGTCGTGAATCTCACCGGGGCCGCACTCGTCTTCGTGCCCGCGATCCTGGTCGTCGCCGCAGTGGTGGTGCTGGCGTTCGGCGCCGTCCCGGCCTGGTCGGCCGGGCTGTCCTGGGGCGTGCTCGCGCTCTGCCTGATCTTCGGATTCCTCGGATCGCTGCTCGGGCTGCCGCAGGCGGTCCGCGATCTGTCACCGTTCACCCACGTCCCCGCCCTGCCCGCCGCGGAAGTCACGGCCGCTCCGCTGGTCTGGCTCGCGGCGATTGCCGCCGTCGTGGGTGCTGCCGGAGTAGTGCTGTTCCGGCGTCGGGACCTCACGAATTCGTAG
- a CDS encoding NAD(P)-dependent oxidoreductase translates to MRSRLRSRGSRCSCGVRDLSVRPGCRGVRGRRVRDGRWPRHAGRELRGSTLGIIGYGPSGRAVAHLTRAFGMSVTVHTAHPTDS, encoded by the coding sequence GTGCGTAGTCGCCTTCGTTCTCGCGGATCACGATGCAGTTGTGGTGTTCGAGATCTTTCGGTTCGGCCGGGATGCCGCGGCGTTCGAGGTAGGCGTGTCCGCGACGGCCGCTGGCCCCGCCACGCCGGCCGCGAACTGCGCGGCTCCACCCTCGGCATCATCGGCTACGGACCCAGCGGACGCGCCGTCGCACACCTCACCCGCGCCTTCGGCATGTCGGTGACCGTGCACACCGCACACCCCACCGACAGCTGA
- a CDS encoding HNH endonuclease signature motif containing protein — MGDVVAPDLEELRAFTARLRVVSADGDAALGIDLLDAIEALKSVGCAAQAVITDDVSTSIRADRRARGLPQAEWGRGIASQIGLARRESPNRGGRHLGFARAVVHEMPHTLALLRSGRLNEWRATLLVRETACLSAHDRGIVDRRLCSDPDILDGVGDRGVVAKAKALAVELDAAAVVARHRKAVSERRVTTRPAPDAMAYLSVLMPMEQAVCVQATLGRDADSLIATGDGGGRTRNQLMADLLFERGTGVSVASGVPVAVDLVISDETLLAGEGEAADLQGFGPVPASIARRLVADALDGDTEVTLRNVYACPVSGALTAMESQARTFPRSLRKLIDLRDRTCRTPWCDAPIRHHDHIRSRRNKGVTRAHNGAGLCAACNYAKEGDGWAARPVCRPGRRHLLDLRAPTGHHYRSTAPRLPSAARRSEIEAILIAHLRAS, encoded by the coding sequence GTGGGGGACGTGGTGGCACCGGATCTGGAGGAGTTGCGGGCGTTCACGGCGCGGCTGCGGGTGGTTTCCGCTGACGGAGACGCGGCGCTGGGGATCGACCTGCTCGATGCCATCGAGGCGTTGAAGTCGGTCGGGTGTGCGGCGCAGGCGGTGATCACCGACGACGTCTCGACGAGTATCCGCGCCGACCGGAGGGCTCGTGGGTTGCCCCAGGCGGAGTGGGGGCGGGGGATCGCGTCGCAGATCGGGTTGGCGCGCAGGGAGTCTCCGAATCGTGGTGGCCGGCATCTGGGGTTCGCGCGGGCGGTGGTGCACGAGATGCCGCACACGTTGGCGTTGTTGCGGTCGGGTCGGTTGAACGAATGGCGGGCCACGCTGCTCGTGCGGGAGACGGCCTGTCTGTCGGCGCATGACCGGGGAATCGTGGATCGGCGGTTGTGTTCGGACCCCGACATTCTCGACGGCGTGGGTGACCGCGGTGTGGTCGCGAAGGCGAAGGCCCTGGCGGTGGAACTCGATGCCGCGGCGGTGGTGGCGCGGCATCGTAAGGCGGTGTCGGAGCGGCGGGTGACGACGCGGCCGGCACCGGATGCGATGGCGTACCTGAGTGTGCTGATGCCGATGGAGCAGGCGGTCTGCGTGCAGGCCACGTTGGGGCGGGACGCGGACAGCCTGATCGCGACCGGGGACGGTGGCGGCCGGACCCGGAACCAGCTCATGGCGGACTTGTTGTTCGAGCGTGGCACCGGGGTGTCGGTGGCGAGTGGTGTGCCGGTGGCGGTGGATCTGGTGATTTCCGACGAGACGTTGCTGGCGGGTGAGGGCGAGGCGGCGGACCTGCAGGGGTTCGGTCCGGTGCCGGCGTCGATTGCGCGGCGGTTGGTGGCGGACGCCCTCGATGGTGACACGGAGGTGACGTTGCGAAACGTCTATGCCTGCCCGGTGTCGGGGGCGTTGACGGCGATGGAATCGCAGGCCCGCACGTTCCCGAGGAGCCTGAGGAAGTTGATCGATCTGCGGGACCGCACATGCCGGACGCCGTGGTGTGATGCGCCGATCCGGCATCACGATCACATCCGCTCGCGCCGCAACAAGGGTGTCACCAGGGCACACAATGGGGCGGGTTTGTGCGCGGCGTGCAATTACGCGAAGGAGGGTGACGGGTGGGCCGCTCGTCCGGTGTGTCGGCCCGGTCGCCGGCATCTCCTCGATCTGCGGGCTCCGACCGGGCATCATTACCGGTCGACGGCGCCCCGGCTGCCGTCCGCGGCGCGGAGGTCGGAAATCGAGGCGATCCTCATCGCACACCTCCGC